The sequence TATGCTTGCCTTTGATCTAGTAAAGAAAGGTGAAGCTGATGCTGCAGTCAGTGCTGGAAATTCTGGTGCCACCATGGCTGCAGCCATTCGTAAGCTCGGGCGCATAGAGAATGTGTCCCGCCCTGGTATAGCCAGCGCTTTTCCCACCCTCAAGAAACCTGTAGTGATGATGGATGTTGGTGCCAATGTGGACTGTCGGCCGCATCATTTGTTTCAATTCGCCCTCATGGCTGCCGCTTTTTCCCGTGTTTTTGAAATCAAGTCTCCTCGAGTGGGGATTTTAAGTATAGGTGCGGAAACAGGGAAGGGGAATATCCTTGTAAAAGAAACCCATACTTTACTTGCTAACAGTTCCCTGAATTTCATTGGCAATGTCGAAGGGCGGGATATCTTCCAGGGTAATGTCGACGTGATTGTTTGCGATGGCTTTGTAGGAAATGTTTGTCTGAAAGTCAGTGAAGGCCTTATTGAAGCTGCCACCGAGACGCTACGTGAAGGTATCATGAACTCCATGAAGGCTAAGTTCGGTTATTTTCTTGCAAAACCCGTTTTCCTGAAATTTAAAAAGCGTATGGATTATGCTGAGTACGGTGGAGCACCACTGCTTGGGATAAATGGGACTGGAATTATCTGTCATGGAAAATCTAACGCGGTTGCCATTAAAAATGCAATTCTTGAAGCTGCCAAAATTGTTGAGATAAAGGTAAACGAAAAAATTGTAGCGAGCCTTGCCGAACATCCTGAACCTTTGGCGGAGAAGAAATAATGGGTGCGGTTATTCTTGGGACCGGTTCTTGCCTCCCTGAACGGGTTGTTTCGAATCATGATCTTGAACAATTGGTTGAGACCAGTGATGAGTGGATTGTGAGTCGAACCGGTATCTCGACTCGACGTATCAGCGGCAAAGGTGAAAATACTTTTCAACTTGCAACGTCGGCAGCAAAAAAGGCCATGGATATGGCCAAGGTCACAGCAGATGATATTGATCTCATAATTGTTGCAACCATGAGTTCACATATGCTTATGCCCTCCTGTGCATGTTTTGTTCAAAAGGAACTTGGTGCCCAAAAGGCTTATGCCTATGATGTGAATGCAGCTTGTTCCGGTTTTCTTTTTGCACTTGATAACGGTGACAAACATCTCCGTGTTGAGCGGCAGCAAAAAATTCTCATAATTGGAACAGAGACGCTGTCAAGTCGAACAAACTGGAAAGACAGAAATACCTGTATTTTGTTTGGCGATGGTGCTGGTGCCGTAGTCCTTGAGTATCAAGATGAAAATCGTGGTATTGTTGCATCAAGCCTTTTTTCCGACGGTACGCTCTGGAATCTTCTTTATATGCACACTGCTCCCTCTTGTAATCCAGAAATTGAGCAAGCTGACAATCCTGGGGCTCATATCCTGATGGAGGGAAGGGAAGTTTTTAAATATGCCGTCAAGGCCATGCAGGGTGCAATAGAAAATCTGCTTGTACGGGAACAGATAGATCTTGACGCCATAGACGTAATGATTCCTCATCAGGCAAACATCAGAATACTGAAAAAACTGGTCTCCCGCCTTGGTATAAAAAAAGAAAAAGTGTTCATAAACGTGCAGAAATATGGTAATACATCAGCGGCTTCCATCCCGATTGCTCTTGACGAGGCAAATCGTGAAGGACGTTTGAAACGTGGTGATTTGCTTTTAGTTTGTTCCTTCGGTGGTGGGTTTACATGGGGAGCATCTTTGATTAGGTGGTAAAGAGGAGAGACGATGGATTATTTTCTTACAGAAGAACAAAGCATGATTGTGGATATTGCCAGGCAGATAACAGACGAGCAGATCATTCCAAAGCGTGCAGAGCTTGATGAAAAAGATGAGTTTCCTCGTGAGATTCTCGAAAGTATGGGACAGGCAGATCTTTTCGGGGTGCCGATTCCTGAAGAGTATGGTGGTTTTGGTGGAGGATGTTTCGATATTGTCTTAGCTCTGGAACAGCTCGGTCGTGGCTGTATAGGTGTCGCAACTGCTTTTGCAGCAAGCGCCCTTGGAATTTATCCAATTATGATTTCTGGATCTGAGGAAATGAAACAAAAGTATCTTCCCTCAGTTGCCGCTGGTAAGAAATTCGCAGCATTTGGCCTTACGGAGGCCAATGCCGGGTCAGATGCCTCTGGAATCCAGACCACTGCAACCCTGGATGGTGATGAGTGGGTTATTAATGGAACCAAACAGTGGATTACTAATGGTGGTGAAGCCCAGATATATACAGTTGTAGCTATCACTGACAGGTCAAAAGGTGCCCGTGGTGCTTCGATGTTTGTTGTGGAGGAAGGTGATCCTGGCTTTACCTGTGGGCCTAAAGAAAAAAAGATGGGGATTCGTGCCTCGTCCACCACGGAATTGATTTTTAAAGATTGCAGAATTCCCAAAGACAGACTTATTGGGCGTTTGGGAACCGGGTTTATCACCGTGATGAAGACTCTTGATTCATCCCGTCCAGGTATTGCAGCACTTGGACTTGGTATTGGACAGGCTTGCATTGATGAGGCAACATCCTATGCCAAACAGAGAATTCAGTTTGATAAACCTATTATTGGATTCCAGGCGATTCAGCATATTCTGGCAGATATGGCCATTCAGTTGGAGGCTTCAAGAGCACTTGTCTATGCATCCGCCAAGCATATTGATGCGCACCCCAAGGATATGTCAAAAGTTTCCTCCATGTGCAAAGTCATGGCGACCGATATGGCTATGAAGGTGAGTACCGATGCTGTACAGGTTATGGGAGGCTATGGTTATATGCGTGAATATCCTGTTGAGAAAATGATGCGTGATGCCAAGATTCTCCAGATTTATGAAGGAACAAATCAGGTACAGCGTAATGTGATTGGTCAGGAACTAAATAAGGAATACTCGCGTAAATAGCAAACAGAGTTAACTACTATGAAGATTGTTGTCTGTATCAAACAGGTGCCGGATGCCAAGGATGTACGTCTTGATCCGGTGACTAATACGCTGGCAAGAGAAGGGGTTCAGTCCATTATGAATCCCTATGATCAGCACGCTGTTGAGGAAGCAGTCCACCTGAAAGAAAAACTTGGTGGTACTGTAACTGTGTTGAGCATGGGACCGCCCCAGGCTGAAGAGGTTCTTAGACAGGCTATTTCCTGTGGTGCTGATCATGCAGTACTGGTCTCCGATCGAGCATTTGCAGGGGCCGATACCTGGGCTACTTCTTACACCCTTGCTAAGGCGGTTCAAAAGATTGGTGACTTTGATCTGATCCTCTGCGGAAAGCAGGCGATAGATGGTGATACTGCTCAGGTTGGACCAGGCCTTGCCATTCAACTCGACATTCCATTTGTTACCTGTATTCAGAAAATTCGTGAGGCAACGGATACAGAGCTTGTTATGGAACGGATGATGGATGATGGGTATGATGTGTTGGCCGTTGACTATCCTGTTCTACTTACCGTTGTGAAGGATATTAATACTCCACGTGTGCCTTCATTGAAGGGCAAGATGAAAGCGAAAAAGGCGGAAATCCTCGTCCTGTCTGCCGCAGATGTCGGTGCTGATCCGAAAAAAATTGGTTTAGCAGGATCACCGACTCAGGTTGTTGATGTGTTCCCGCCACCTCCGCGTGGAGAGAGAGCTCTTTTGACCGGTTCCATTGATGACCAGGTTGAACAACTGGTTGAAAGACTGGCTGTCTACCTATAAAGAGACTGGAGAAAGAGAAAACTATGCTGATTGTTGATAAAGAACGGTGTACCGGTTGTGGTGTCTGTGAAGCTAATTGTGCTTTTGGGGCCATTGAAGTTGTTGATGGTATAGCCGTTGTCGGTGATGCCTGTACTCTTTGTGGAGCCTGTGTAGAGAGTTGTGAGTTTGACGCCTTAACGATAGAGGGTGCTGAAAAAAGTGTTCAGATGGATCTGGAAAGCTGGAGCGGCATCTGGGTTTACTGTGAATTCAGGGGTGGTAATTTAGCAACTGTTGCCTTGGAACTTCTGGGTGTCGGTCGAACACTTGCTGATGCCAGAGGTGTCAAATTGGTTGCAGTGTTGATTGGTTCCGAAACAGGTGACAGCGCTGAAAAGTTAATCGGCCACGGCGCTGATATTGTCTATCGTGCAGATGATCCTGCGCTCCACTATTTTACCGATGAAGCATATGGGGCCATTCTTACAGAATTAATACGTAAGAAAAAACCGGAAGTAGTTCTTGCAGGTGCCACTGCTATTGGTCGTTCATTTTTTCCAGGTGTTGCAAATGCTCTTGGGGCCGGGCTTACTGCGGACTGTACTCAACTGGCAATACGCGCTGGTGACGGTGCGTTGCTGCAGACACGGCCAGCCTTTGGAGGCAACATCATGGCAACCATTGAATGCCCAGGCTCGAGACCACAGATGTCCACTGTACGGCCCAATGTGATGAAACAGCTTGAGTTTGATCCAAGTCGTAGTGGTGAGATTATAGATATAGATCTTGCTCCAGCCATGCTCAAGTCAAAAGTCAGGGTGTTGGAATCCGTTGTCTCTGATTCTGATGATGTCAATATTCAGGAATCTGATATTCTGGTCGGGGGTGGACGAGGACTTGATACTGAGAAAGGCTTTACCCTTATCCGTGAACTCGCCAGAAGTCTCGATGGTTCTGTTTCTGCAAGCCGTGCAGTTGTTGATGCCGGATGGATAGGATATCCTCACCAGGTTGGGCAGACCGGGAAAACAGTTGCTCCCAAGTTGTATATTGCCTGTGGTATTTCCGGGGCAATTCAGCATGTTGCCGGAATGCAATCATCTGAGACTATTGTTGCTATTAATCGTGATGAGAATGCTCCGATATTTAACGTTGCTGACTTTGGCATAGTGGGTGATCTGTTTGAGGTTTTACCTAAACTTATCAGTAAAATTGAGGAACATCGAAAATCATGAGTCTGAAGGGGAAAAATGCATTGGTCACCGGTGGGAGCAGAGGAATTGGTCGTGCGATCTGTATTCGTCTTGCTGCCATGGGAGCCCATGTGTATATAAACTATGTGTCCAATCCCGACGCTGCCAGTGAAACCCGAAAAATTATCATTGACGCAGGAGGGAGCGCTGATATCCTTGCGTTTAATGTTGGGGAGAGTACCCAGGCTCAGGATGCAATACAAAGTTTAATAAAAGAAGCCGGGTCTCTCGATATACTTGTAAATAATGCAGGGATTACCCGGGATGGCTTGATGGCCAGAATGAAAGAAGAAGATTGGGACGCCGTTCTTGATATCAATCTTAAAGGTTCTTTTATCTGTTCAAAGGCAGCGGCACGTTCCATGATGAAAAAAAGATGGGGACGGATTGTCAATATTTCTTCAGTCATAGGTTTTGCCGGAAATGCCGGACAGGTTAACTATGCAGCAGCCAAGGCTGGAATGCAAGGTCTGACTAAATCAATGGCACGTGAGTTTGCTGGACGGAATATTACGGTTAATGCGGTTGCCCCCGGGTATATCAGTACCGATATGACCCGTGACCTCCCTGAAGCAATACAGGAAAAAATTAAAAATCAAATTCCCCTGGCAAGTCTTGGCAGTCCTCAAGATGTTGCTGGAGCAGTTGCGTATCTTGTCAGTGATGATGGGGCGTATGTCACAGGAAATACAATTCATGTGAATGGTGGAATGTATATGTGATTTACAGTTTCCTCTGAGTTTGTTAATAGTGGTGTCTGTGACCGAATACCCGAAAAATTCGGGATTCATAAAAAATAGTAAAAAACATACAGGAGCAAAAAATGGCAATTGAACAACAGATGGTTGATATTATCGTTGAGCAGTTGAGTGTTGATAAAGATAAAGTGGTTCCCGGTGCATCATTTGTTGATGACCTTGGGGCCGATTCCCTCGATCTTGTTGAACTGATTATGGCAATGGAAGAAGAATTTGACGTCGAAATTCCCGACGAGGAAGCCGAAAAAATCGCTACTGTCCAGAATGCTATTGATTTTGTAAACAACTTGAAATAATTTTTTTCCGGGGTGCTTGGTGCTTCCTGGAACTCAAGAGGAATACAATGGCTAAGCGCAGAGTAGTTGTAACAGGCATTGGTTTGGTAACTCCTTTAGGAACTGGAAGGGATAAGACCTGGAAAAAGCTTCTTAACGGGGAAAGTGGTATAGGTCCGATTACTCGTTTCGATGCCTCCGGGTTTGCCTCGCAGATAGCTGCTGAGGTGTCCGATTTTGAGACCCTGGATCATTTTGATACAAAAAGTTCCAAACATCTTGATCTTTTTGTTCAATATGGCATCGTTGCTGCTCGTTCTGCCATTGAAGACAGCGGCGTGAATATTACTCCAGGTAATTGCAACAGGGTTGGGGTGATAACCGGCTGTGGCATGGGGGGGCTTGGGACGATTGAGAAGAACCACAGCGTTTATCTTGATCGCGGTTCAAAAAGGATATCACCATTCTTTATCCCAATGGCGATCCCTAATATGCCATCCGGGCATATATCTATGCAGATAGGCGCCAAAGGCCCTAACCTGTCATTGTCCACAGCCTGTGCTGCAGGGACTCATGCAGTTGGAGAAGCTTTCAGGTCCATTGTTTATGGAACTACTGATATTGTGGTAACCGGTGGGACTGAGTCTGTTATTTGTCCACTTGGGGTTGGTGGGTTCTCAGCTATGAAAGCTTTATCGACGAGAAACGATGACCCTACCAAGGCTTCACGTCCTTTTGATAAAGATCGTGATGGTTTTTTGATTGCTGAAGGTGCAGGCATGATTGTTCTTGAGGAATTGGAGCATGCACTTGCCAGAGGTGCTGATATTTATGCAGAAATGGTTGGTGCAGGAGCATCCAGTGATGCATATCACATCGCTGCTCCTCCTGAAGATGGCAACGGTGCAGCTCGCTGTATGGAAATGGCACTCCAGGATGCTGGTTTATTGCCATCTGATATTGATTATATTAATGCCCATGGAACGTCTACTCCTTTGAATGATCGTTGTGAAACTGCTGCTATCAAAAGTGTTTTCGGTGACCATGCTGCAAAACTTGCCATTAGTTCAACAAAATCAATGACCGGACATGCTCTTGGCGCAGCTGGTGGTCTTGAGGCTGCGTTCCTTGCCATGACTATTAAGGATCAGATTGCTCCACCCACTATTAACCTGGATAGTCCGAGCATTGAATGTGATCTGGACTACGTTCCGCATATCGCAAGAAAGATGGAAATTAGAGCTGCTATTTCCAATTCTTTTGGCTTTGGTGGAACCAATGGTGTTGTCGTTATGAAGCGTTTTGGTTCTTGATTTAGATAAAAGGGGACAGTGTGAGAGTAGCAATCGGTTCAGATCATGGTGGATTTTCGTTAAAAGAAGTAATTATACCTCTCTTAAAGGAACTGGGCCACGAAGTTATTGATGTTGGTTGCCATGACGAGCAATCCGTTGATTATCCAGGTTTTGCTGATCTTGTCTGTGAACAGATCATGTCCTCTGAGGCCGATAAAGGTATCCTTATATGTGGGACAGGAATTGGTATGTCCATGGCTGCAAACAAACATGAAGGTATCCGGGCCGCATTGTGCAGTGAGCAATACACAGCACGCATGAGTCGCGAACATAATGATGCAAATATTCTTTGCATGGGGGAACGTGTTACTGGTCCTGGAGTAGCGATGGAAATCGTTCGAACCTGGCTTGATACACCTTTTGGAGGTGGACGGCATCAGCGTCGTATAGAGTTGTTCAGTTAAAGTGATTTTATTAAAATCTACTGTTAAAGCCGGCTTACTTTCTTGGGTATGCCGGTTTTTTCGTCTGTTTAGTGATAAACAGATACTATTTTCAATAAGAAGAGAGAATGTTTATGTCTGCCTTAGAAAACACTGATCCAGATATCTTTGCCTGTATCAACAATGAGTATGAACGTCAAAACAGTCAACTTGAATTGATAGCATCTGAAAATATTGTTTCCGCAGCAGTTCTTGAGGCTCAGGGGTCTATTTTTACCAATAAATATGCCGAAGGATATCCTCAGAAACGATATTATGGTGGATGTGATCAGGCTGATAAAGTTGAGACGCTTGCCATAGACAGAGCTAAGGAGATTTTTGGTGCTGAATATGCTAATGTCCAGCCCCATTCCGGGTCTCAGGCAAATATGGCTGTTTATTTCGCCACATTAAAGCCTGGCGATAAGGTGCTTGGGATGGATCTTGCCCATGGTGGTCATTTAACCCATGGTAGCGGGGTCAATTTCTCAGGTCAGTTGTTTAACTTTCTCTCTTACGGGGTAGAAAGGAAAACTGAACAGATTAATATGGAAGAAGTTGAACGTATTGCTTTTGAAAACCGGCCCAAGATGATAGTTGCCGGAGCTTCTGCCTACTCCCGCTTTATTGATTTTGAAGGTTTTCGTAAGATTGCCGACCAGATAGGTGCTTTATTTATGGTAGATATGGCACATATCGCAGGGCTTGTTGCTGCGGGGGTACATCCCTCTCCCGTGCCATATGCTGATTTTGTAACGACTACCACCCATAAGACCATGCGTGGGCCACGTGGTGGCTTGATTCTTGCTCGGAATAAATGGGGACAGAGTTTGAACTCCAAGATTTTTCCTGGTATTCAGGGAGGCCCCCTTGTCCATGTGATATCAGCTAAGGCCGTCGCCTTTAAAGAGGCTATGACGGATTCCTTTAAAAGCTACCAACAACAGGTTGTAGATAATGCCAGTGCGCTTGGTCAGAACCTTGTTAATAAAGGGTTCAGATTAGTTTCCGGGGGAACTGATAATCATCTCATTCTTCTGGATCTGACAAGTAAGGATATTACTGGTAAGGAAGCGGAGGAACTGCTGGAGCGAGCTGGATTGACCACAAACAAGAATGCTATTCCTTTTGATAAACAACCGCGATTTGTTACTTCCGGGATTCGCATAGGTACCCCTGCTGTTACAACAAGAGGCCTTGGAATTAAAGAAATGGGTCTTATTGCTGAGTGGATTGAACGTGTTCTTACAGAGAGAAGTGACGAAGCGATGATTGCAGTGCGTCAGGAAGTGCGAGCGCTGTGTGACACTCACCCACTGTCTAATATTTTCTGATATCTATCTTAATTTACAGGAGATTTAATGAAGTGTCCCTATTGCGGTCATCTTGACAATAAGGTTATCGACTCACGGCTTAATAAAGAAAGTACTATTACCAGAAGACGGCGTTCCTGTCTTTCTTGTGAACAGCGCTTTACTACTTATGAGCGCCTTGAGGTTATGCTTCCCATGCTTGTTAAGAAAGATGGTAGAAGAGAGGTATGGGATAGGCAGAAGATGGTTGTTGGTCTTGAGAAAGCCTGTGAAAAGCGTCCTGTAAGCTGTGATGATATAGATGAATTTGTTGACAATATTGAAAGCAAGCTGCAGGATTTTCCCTCCAAGGAAGTTCCATCAGTGGTCATTGGTGAATGGGTTATGGAAGATCTTCCAGGTCTTGATGAAGTTGCCTATGTCCGTTTTGCCTCTGTGTACCGTCAATTTAAAGACGTTAACGAATTTATGGATGAGTTGAAGGGGCTACTCGATTCAAGGGGCGATGTTGAGTCTAAAAAAGAAGGCTGAGAGAACATTTTCAAAAAGAGATGAGCAGTTTATGCGTCTTGCTCTGCATCAGGCCCGAAAAGGAATTGGGAGGACTTCTCCTAATCCATGTGTCGGGGCTGTTGTTGTACAGGATGACGATACTGTCGTAAGCCGTGGTTACCATAAAAAAGCTGGAACGCCACATGCCGAGGTGCATGCACTGCGAAAAGCTGGAAGCCGTGCTGAAGGGGCTACCATTTATGTAACTCTTGAACCCTGCAACCATACCGGTCGTACGCCGCCCT comes from Desulfocapsa sulfexigens DSM 10523 and encodes:
- the fabG gene encoding 3-oxoacyl-[acyl-carrier-protein] reductase, coding for MSLKGKNALVTGGSRGIGRAICIRLAAMGAHVYINYVSNPDAASETRKIIIDAGGSADILAFNVGESTQAQDAIQSLIKEAGSLDILVNNAGITRDGLMARMKEEDWDAVLDINLKGSFICSKAAARSMMKKRWGRIVNISSVIGFAGNAGQVNYAAAKAGMQGLTKSMAREFAGRNITVNAVAPGYISTDMTRDLPEAIQEKIKNQIPLASLGSPQDVAGAVAYLVSDDGAYVTGNTIHVNGGMYM
- a CDS encoding beta-ketoacyl-ACP synthase III, translated to MGAVILGTGSCLPERVVSNHDLEQLVETSDEWIVSRTGISTRRISGKGENTFQLATSAAKKAMDMAKVTADDIDLIIVATMSSHMLMPSCACFVQKELGAQKAYAYDVNAACSGFLFALDNGDKHLRVERQQKILIIGTETLSSRTNWKDRNTCILFGDGAGAVVLEYQDENRGIVASSLFSDGTLWNLLYMHTAPSCNPEIEQADNPGAHILMEGREVFKYAVKAMQGAIENLLVREQIDLDAIDVMIPHQANIRILKKLVSRLGIKKEKVFINVQKYGNTSAASIPIALDEANREGRLKRGDLLLVCSFGGGFTWGASLIRW
- the rpiB gene encoding ribose 5-phosphate isomerase B: MRVAIGSDHGGFSLKEVIIPLLKELGHEVIDVGCHDEQSVDYPGFADLVCEQIMSSEADKGILICGTGIGMSMAANKHEGIRAALCSEQYTARMSREHNDANILCMGERVTGPGVAMEIVRTWLDTPFGGGRHQRRIELFS
- the acpP gene encoding acyl carrier protein, which produces MAIEQQMVDIIVEQLSVDKDKVVPGASFVDDLGADSLDLVELIMAMEEEFDVEIPDEEAEKIATVQNAIDFVNNLK
- a CDS encoding electron transfer flavoprotein subunit alpha, producing MLIVDKERCTGCGVCEANCAFGAIEVVDGIAVVGDACTLCGACVESCEFDALTIEGAEKSVQMDLESWSGIWVYCEFRGGNLATVALELLGVGRTLADARGVKLVAVLIGSETGDSAEKLIGHGADIVYRADDPALHYFTDEAYGAILTELIRKKKPEVVLAGATAIGRSFFPGVANALGAGLTADCTQLAIRAGDGALLQTRPAFGGNIMATIECPGSRPQMSTVRPNVMKQLEFDPSRSGEIIDIDLAPAMLKSKVRVLESVVSDSDDVNIQESDILVGGGRGLDTEKGFTLIRELARSLDGSVSASRAVVDAGWIGYPHQVGQTGKTVAPKLYIACGISGAIQHVAGMQSSETIVAINRDENAPIFNVADFGIVGDLFEVLPKLISKIEEHRKS
- a CDS encoding acyl-CoA dehydrogenase family protein; amino-acid sequence: MDYFLTEEQSMIVDIARQITDEQIIPKRAELDEKDEFPREILESMGQADLFGVPIPEEYGGFGGGCFDIVLALEQLGRGCIGVATAFAASALGIYPIMISGSEEMKQKYLPSVAAGKKFAAFGLTEANAGSDASGIQTTATLDGDEWVINGTKQWITNGGEAQIYTVVAITDRSKGARGASMFVVEEGDPGFTCGPKEKKMGIRASSTTELIFKDCRIPKDRLIGRLGTGFITVMKTLDSSRPGIAALGLGIGQACIDEATSYAKQRIQFDKPIIGFQAIQHILADMAIQLEASRALVYASAKHIDAHPKDMSKVSSMCKVMATDMAMKVSTDAVQVMGGYGYMREYPVEKMMRDAKILQIYEGTNQVQRNVIGQELNKEYSRK
- a CDS encoding serine hydroxymethyltransferase; this translates as MSALENTDPDIFACINNEYERQNSQLELIASENIVSAAVLEAQGSIFTNKYAEGYPQKRYYGGCDQADKVETLAIDRAKEIFGAEYANVQPHSGSQANMAVYFATLKPGDKVLGMDLAHGGHLTHGSGVNFSGQLFNFLSYGVERKTEQINMEEVERIAFENRPKMIVAGASAYSRFIDFEGFRKIADQIGALFMVDMAHIAGLVAAGVHPSPVPYADFVTTTTHKTMRGPRGGLILARNKWGQSLNSKIFPGIQGGPLVHVISAKAVAFKEAMTDSFKSYQQQVVDNASALGQNLVNKGFRLVSGGTDNHLILLDLTSKDITGKEAEELLERAGLTTNKNAIPFDKQPRFVTSGIRIGTPAVTTRGLGIKEMGLIAEWIERVLTERSDEAMIAVRQEVRALCDTHPLSNIF
- the nrdR gene encoding transcriptional regulator NrdR, with amino-acid sequence MKCPYCGHLDNKVIDSRLNKESTITRRRRSCLSCEQRFTTYERLEVMLPMLVKKDGRREVWDRQKMVVGLEKACEKRPVSCDDIDEFVDNIESKLQDFPSKEVPSVVIGEWVMEDLPGLDEVAYVRFASVYRQFKDVNEFMDELKGLLDSRGDVESKKEG
- the plsX gene encoding phosphate acyltransferase PlsX; protein product: MRIALDAMGGDHGPDEQIAGAIQALEESDLKLTLVGDEIAIQACLDRMAPADDVLSRLQVVHTSEMVEMGESPVDAIRKKKNSSVMLAFDLVKKGEADAAVSAGNSGATMAAAIRKLGRIENVSRPGIASAFPTLKKPVVMMDVGANVDCRPHHLFQFALMAAAFSRVFEIKSPRVGILSIGAETGKGNILVKETHTLLANSSLNFIGNVEGRDIFQGNVDVIVCDGFVGNVCLKVSEGLIEAATETLREGIMNSMKAKFGYFLAKPVFLKFKKRMDYAEYGGAPLLGINGTGIICHGKSNAVAIKNAILEAAKIVEIKVNEKIVASLAEHPEPLAEKK
- the fabF gene encoding beta-ketoacyl-ACP synthase II, with translation MAKRRVVVTGIGLVTPLGTGRDKTWKKLLNGESGIGPITRFDASGFASQIAAEVSDFETLDHFDTKSSKHLDLFVQYGIVAARSAIEDSGVNITPGNCNRVGVITGCGMGGLGTIEKNHSVYLDRGSKRISPFFIPMAIPNMPSGHISMQIGAKGPNLSLSTACAAGTHAVGEAFRSIVYGTTDIVVTGGTESVICPLGVGGFSAMKALSTRNDDPTKASRPFDKDRDGFLIAEGAGMIVLEELEHALARGADIYAEMVGAGASSDAYHIAAPPEDGNGAARCMEMALQDAGLLPSDIDYINAHGTSTPLNDRCETAAIKSVFGDHAAKLAISSTKSMTGHALGAAGGLEAAFLAMTIKDQIAPPTINLDSPSIECDLDYVPHIARKMEIRAAISNSFGFGGTNGVVVMKRFGS
- a CDS encoding electron transfer flavoprotein subunit beta/FixA family protein, with the protein product MKIVVCIKQVPDAKDVRLDPVTNTLAREGVQSIMNPYDQHAVEEAVHLKEKLGGTVTVLSMGPPQAEEVLRQAISCGADHAVLVSDRAFAGADTWATSYTLAKAVQKIGDFDLILCGKQAIDGDTAQVGPGLAIQLDIPFVTCIQKIREATDTELVMERMMDDGYDVLAVDYPVLLTVVKDINTPRVPSLKGKMKAKKAEILVLSAADVGADPKKIGLAGSPTQVVDVFPPPPRGERALLTGSIDDQVEQLVERLAVYL